In Paenibacillus sp. BIC5C1, a genomic segment contains:
- a CDS encoding GNAT family protein: MKSIESYFDPFPVLETERTLLRPITYGDLDEMYRYCAVPAVSEYTTWDAHQSKDDTKGFIDFVMSRYELDKLGPWGIEDKQTKKLIGSCNYLGCDSNSMRVELGYVLSNEYWGQGIMTEVVSRIIQFGFEDIGLERIQAKCLVGNIGSAKVMEKTGMKFEGLLRSYMKIKNEMQDLKMYAIIRSDYDFK; encoded by the coding sequence ATGAAGTCCATTGAAAGTTATTTTGACCCATTTCCGGTATTGGAAACTGAACGAACGCTGCTTAGGCCCATTACCTATGGTGATCTGGATGAGATGTACCGTTATTGCGCGGTTCCTGCTGTATCGGAGTACACGACCTGGGATGCTCATCAGAGCAAGGACGATACGAAAGGCTTTATTGATTTTGTCATGAGTCGATATGAGCTGGATAAGCTGGGGCCATGGGGAATCGAGGATAAACAAACGAAGAAGTTGATTGGCAGCTGCAATTATTTGGGGTGTGACAGTAACAGTATGAGGGTGGAATTGGGTTATGTGTTATCCAACGAGTATTGGGGCCAAGGAATCATGACGGAAGTGGTTAGCCGAATCATTCAATTTGGATTTGAAGACATCGGATTGGAACGCATTCAGGCTAAATGTCTGGTGGGTAACATCGGTTCCGCAAAGGTCATGGAAAAGACAGGCATGAAATTCGAAGGGCTTTTACGGAGTTATATGAAAATTAAAAACGAAATGCAGGATTTGAAAATGTACGCCATTATTCGATCCGATTATGATTTTAAATGA